The window TCATTCTCTCGTACGCCCGGAGATGGGGGTCCCCCCGCTTGAGCGAAGCCGAGAGTGGGGGAGTGTGCGGTCGGGGTGGCTGATGGTGTCCCAGGGGGCGAGGTTCCAGGGGCTGGAACGATTCTCCGGGTCCAGCAGGGAGCGGAGGTGCGCGTCGGCGGCCGCCTGCGGCGCCGCGAAACCTGCGTCCTGCGTGCCGCGCAACCCGTCCCGCCACACCTTCCGCCCGAGCAGGTAGTGAGCGGCGTACTCCCGCCACGAGCCGTACGTCCCCGCCACCGCCGGCACGATGTTCTTCAGCGCGGTCCAGGCGTCGGCCTCGCCGATCAGCCCGCAGGCGAAGCCACGGCGGGCGATGTCGACGTACAGGGCGGCGTCCCAGGCGAGCGGCGAGACGCCGGTGAGCCGGTAGGCCCGGGCCCGGTAGCCGCTGCGGGACAGGTCGTCGAGCCGGCCGACCAGCTGCTCACGCGAGGTGATCTCCCACTGGTCGGCCAGCCAGCGCCGGGCGCTGTCGTCGTCGATCCGCGTGAACGGGTACAGCGTGGTCCGCGAGGCGTCACGGTCCCGGCTCACCGGCGCGCTCAGCGACACCATCCACAGCTGGTGCACGGTGAGTGGCACGGGGTAGCGCCGAGACGCCTTCGGCCCTCGCTTCCTCCATCTCCACAAGCTCATGCCGCCGCACCCTATGCGCCCGTCCCTACGTCAAGGAACCTCACCCCGGCTGCGTGCGTTCGCGTACGCGGTCGCCGCGCGCAGCCGCTCGGCGGCGCTGGCCGTACGTACGGACGCCGGCTCTGCGTCCCATTCCTTGCCGCCGCCGTACGGTCTGAGTTGGACGTACGGCCCCTCGTGACCCATGACGATGCCGATTCTCCCCGAACGGGTGTCGACGACATACGCCCCGATCGGCGGCTTCATCGCAGCACCGCCGCGAGGCGCTGCGCGGTCTCGACGGAACAGCGGCCCAATTCGACGAGCGGGCAAGGGGCTTCACGCGCAAGACTCGCCGGATCGATCCGGAGTGTCGGGAGCGTAATTCCTGCCTTCTCCAGCGCCGCCCGCAATTCCTTCACTGCTTCCTCCGCTTCTTCGACGCAGCGCGCCGAGTGTCGTGCCGTCACGTGACTCCCCTCCCATTTGGGTTTCACTCATTTCATCTCCATCCTGACCTGCGACGCCTACACTCGGCAGGAGTCTGTGCCCTACAAGTGCAGGGCAGCACAAGGGGGTTGGCCATGGCCAATGGTTCGCGCCAGGCGGCCTGGGAGTTCTTCGGAGCGGAGCTGAAGCGGCGGCGGGAGGATGCCGGGATCACTCAGGTGGAGTTGGGGCTCCGGGTATTTGTCTCCGGTGGTTACATCGGCCAGTTCGAACAGGCGATCCGAAAACCACAATTGGACGTGGCCCAGCGGATTGATGAGGCGCTACAAACCGACGGTATTTTCGAGCGGCTTTGGCGAAAGCTCATCAAGGAACAGCCGTACACGGAGTACTTCGCGCATGCGGCGGAGCTTGAGCGGCTGGCGACGGAGATCTGCGAGTACGCGCCGATGGTGATCCCGGGGCTTCTCCAGACGCCGGACTACGCACGAGCGGTCTTCCTGGCGAGCAATCCGTTCGCCGCCGACGAGTACATCGAGGAGTTGCTCAGGGGGCGCATGGACCGGACGCAGCTCCTCAAGGACGCTACACGGCCCGTGTATTGGGCGGTCCTGCACGAGGCAGCCCTGCGCATCCCGGTCGGTGCCCAGGGGATCATGGCGCGACAGCTGGACCACATCGCGACGCTGATGCGGGAGCGCAAGGTGCTGGTGCAGGTGCTGCCGTTCGCGGCTGGGGCGCACCCGGAGATGGGCAAGATGATGTGGCTCATGGAGTTCGAGGACGCCCCGCCAACTGTCTATACAGAGGGCGTGCTTTCGGGAAGTCTGCTGGACGACCCGGCAGTGGTGAAGCGGGTCCGGGCGTCTTACGATCTCCTTAGGGCCACCGCGTTGTCGCGGGAGGCATCCCTGGCCCTGATCGAGTCGGCAGCAGAGGACTACAGACGATGCGCGAGTACGACCTGAGCAACGCACGCTGGCGCAAAAGCAGCTATAGCGGAGGCAGCGGCGGCGAGGCCTGCATCGAGGTCGCGTACGACTTCCCCGGCGCCGCCCGCTGGCGCAAGAGCACCTACAGCGGAGGCGACGGCGGCGAGGCCTGCGTCGAGGTAGCCGACGGAGTCCCCGGTACCGTCCCTGTCCGAGACACCAAGCTCGCCTCGGACAGCCCCGTGCTCCTCATCCCCGCCCACGCCTGGAGCGGGTTCGTCACGTCCCTGAAGTGACGGTCGGCTGCGGCTGGGAACCCGCCTGCCGCTCCGACTCCGCCCACAGCTTGTCGAACTGGGTGACGCGGTCCTCGATGTGGTCCGGCTCGGCGCTCAGCCAGGTACGGTCCGGGTTGGACTCCTGGTCCGGCTTGGTCTCGAAGCAGAGTTCGCCGTCGAAGATGATGAAGTCGTCCACCTTGGGGTTCGACTCCATCAGTGACCGCACCACTATGCGCGCTTCGATGCCGCGCCTGCGGTGGCGCTCGCAGAGGGCTCTGAGCTCCGGCGTGACCTCCGCCGCGTCCCGCACGACGAACAGGCGCCGGATCTCCACGCCCCGCCTCTTGATCGCCTTCTCCTGCGCGGCGAGATACCGCTCGGCGGACCCGTTGGTCCAGAACTCCCGGTCCACCGAGGTGCT of the Streptomyces sp. T12 genome contains:
- a CDS encoding helix-turn-helix transcriptional regulator translates to MANGSRQAAWEFFGAELKRRREDAGITQVELGLRVFVSGGYIGQFEQAIRKPQLDVAQRIDEALQTDGIFERLWRKLIKEQPYTEYFAHAAELERLATEICEYAPMVIPGLLQTPDYARAVFLASNPFAADEYIEELLRGRMDRTQLLKDATRPVYWAVLHEAALRIPVGAQGIMARQLDHIATLMRERKVLVQVLPFAAGAHPEMGKMMWLMEFEDAPPTVYTEGVLSGSLLDDPAVVKRVRASYDLLRATALSREASLALIESAAEDYRRCASTT
- a CDS encoding DUF397 domain-containing protein, whose amino-acid sequence is MREYDLSNARWRKSSYSGGSGGEACIEVAYDFPGAARWRKSTYSGGDGGEACVEVADGVPGTVPVRDTKLASDSPVLLIPAHAWSGFVTSLK
- a CDS encoding DUF1266 domain-containing protein gives rise to the protein MPLTVHQLWMVSLSAPVSRDRDASRTTLYPFTRIDDDSARRWLADQWEITSREQLVGRLDDLSRSGYRARAYRLTGVSPLAWDAALYVDIARRGFACGLIGEADAWTALKNIVPAVAGTYGSWREYAAHYLLGRKVWRDGLRGTQDAGFAAPQAAADAHLRSLLDPENRSSPWNLAPWDTISHPDRTLPHSRLRSSGGTPISGRTRE